In the genome of Aphanothece sacrum FPU1, the window TCCCATGTTGATTGCCATGTATTATCATCGTTTCCCTCCCTATCAATCAAAAAATGTTTAACCCCAATGTAGGGTGGGCAATGCCCACCTTACTAACAATAAAATTAAGCAATTTTTTGTGCCACATTTGCTAAATAATCAAAATATTTTCCATATTTCATAATGATTGAGAACAAATTATATTTGATGTATCCTGAGTCATGAAGAAAATCCTCTTATATTACTAGAAACAATGAAAACTTACGAATATCATCACATTGTCAATTTTGAAGAAACTAACCTAGTTGGTAATGTTTATTACGCTAATTATGTTAGATGGCAAGGTCGTTGTCGAGAAATGTTTCTCAAAGATAATGCTCCTGATATTATCACAGAACTTGCTCAAGGATTAGCCTTAGTTACGGTTTCAGTTTCTTGTGATTATCTATCAGAATTATTCGCCTTTGATCAAGTAATCATTAAAATGACTTTAGCAGAAGTTAAACAAAATCGTATTACCATGTTATTTGAATATTGGCGAACTACAGACCAAGAAGAAGAATTAGTGGCCAAAGGAAAACAAGAAGCAGCTTGTATGAAGCGACAAGGAGAAAAAACGGTTCCTATTCCTATTCCTGAGTCATTAAAAAAAGCTTTAGAAAAATATCAATAAATGAAAATTATGTAGGGGCTTAATACCATTAAGCCTTTATTATTACAAATAAGGGACTTTAACTCGTTCATAGTTAAGCTATACAAACAAAGGTTGCCTACGCAACCTATAATGGCAGTCCACGAAGGTGGACTTTGTTTCTATAGAATAAGGCTTTAGCCTTTTATTAATTATTAGTTTAGCACAGTAAGTCCCGTAGAACCGTGTTTTTAGCATTCATAAAAAAAAATATTTGTCATATATTTGTATATTAAATTATTAACCAATCAAAAATATCTTTAACTGTTAATTGCCAATTATCTAAAATACTTAAAACCGGTAAAATATCCAATCCTGATAAAATTTCTGGTAATTGATTCGGTTTAAAAATCATCACAGACTCATCTTCTGAGTCAATTAACCAGCCTAGTTCTGTTCCCTGTTTTAGACAAAATAAAATCTTTTTAATAACCTTAGTAGCTGATTGTTCTGGAGACAAAATTTCAATGATCCAATCAGGATGAATTTCAAATTTATTAGCAATTTTCCCTTGGGGAGTTTTTGGGATTCTCTGCCAACTAAAAACCGCCAAATCTGGCACAATCGAACGTCCCCCAAAGGTACAGCGCAA includes:
- a CDS encoding acyl-CoA thioesterase; this translates as MKTYEYHHIVNFEETNLVGNVYYANYVRWQGRCREMFLKDNAPDIITELAQGLALVTVSVSCDYLSELFAFDQVIIKMTLAEVKQNRITMLFEYWRTTDQEEELVAKGKQEAACMKRQGEKTVPIPIPESLKKALEKYQ
- a CDS encoding Uma2 family endonuclease; this encodes MIITKNIEQSLTLEEFLKSPETKPASEYINGVICQKPMPQGEHSTLQIRLGTAINNVTLPQKLAYAFPELRCTFGGRSIVPDLAVFSWQRIPKTPQGKIANKFEIHPDWIIEILSPEQSATKVIKKILFCLKQGTELGWLIDSEDESVMIFKPNQLPEILSGLDILPVLSILDNWQLTVKDIFDWLII